In a single window of the Sander lucioperca isolate FBNREF2018 chromosome 19, SLUC_FBN_1.2, whole genome shotgun sequence genome:
- the cx28.8 gene encoding connexin 28.8 → MNWGFLENVLSGVNKYSTVIGRIWLSVVFLFRILVYVAAAEQVWKDEQKDFVCNTQQPGCENACFDHFFPISQVRLWALQLIMVSTPSLLVALHVAYREHRETKHKRKLYKDKGSIDGGLFCTYIISLVFKISFEVGSLLAFYFLYNGFEVPMLLRCSQSPCPNTEDCYIARATEKKIFLYIMACTSILCITLNFVELMYIVWKHLWKCFTRRYVPIEEKAVSHRQSHVSIVSKRVSAEPTVNTEESTTQPASTAENQPV, encoded by the coding sequence ATGAACTGGGGCTTTTTGGAGAACGTCCTCAGCGGGGTGAACAAGTACTCTACAGTGATCGGGCGCATCTGGCTTTCCGTGGTCTTTCTCTTCAGGATCTTGGTGTACGTGGCAGCGGCCGAGCAGGTGTGGAAGGATGAGCAGAAGGATTTTGTGTGCAACACCCAGCAGCCTGGTTGTGAAAATGCTTGTTTCGACCACTTCTTCCCCATCTCGCAGGTGCGCCTCTGGGCTCTGCAGCTCATCATGGTATCCACCCCGTCACTGCTGGTGGCCCTGCATGTGGCCTACAGGGAGCACCGGGAGACCAAACACAAGCGGAAACTGTACAAGGACAAAGGGAGTATTGATGGAGGTCTGTTCTGCACCTACATCATCAGCCTGGTCTTCAAGATAAGCTTCGAGGTAGGCTCCCTGCTTGCGTTCTACTTCCTGTACAATGGCTTTGAGGTGCCCATGCTGCTCCGCTGTAGCCAGAGTCCCTGTCCCAACACGGAGGACTGTTACATTGCTAGAGCCACAGAGAAGAAGATATTCCTCTACATCATGGCCTGCACATCCATACTGTGTATCACTCTGAATTTTGTAGAGCTCATGTACATTGTATGGAAGCACTTGTGGAAATGTTTCACCAGGCGGTACGTCCCAATAGAGGAGAAGGCTGTCAGCCACCGCCAGTCACATGTTTCCATCGTCAGTAAACGTGTCTCCGCTGAGCCCACAGTAAACACAGAGGAGAGCACCACACAGCCTGCATCCACTGCTGAAAACCAGCCTGTCTAG